A window of Thalassophryne amazonica chromosome 12, fThaAma1.1, whole genome shotgun sequence genomic DNA:
TtgagcctcgcatttgtgtccaaccggtTTTGACCAACTTGCCTgtcacttcatggattctcaccaaatttgcacaacagatacatattaggccatggaagacccctctgaattttggagatgatccatatctgaatctggattctggatcaagatttcactttatatatatatataacctttgaaggtttacatcaaaactacatcaCAGATTTTAATGATATTTGCAtcacagatgcatattaggccatggaagactccattaaattttggaggtgatctggattctggatcaaaatttccctttatatagtctttgaaagattacattaaacctacttcacagattcttaccaaattgcaccacagatagaaatgCGGCCATGGataacgtcagaaatctctgattgctcgttTTCTTTTATATCTTTGGCCGTGAGATCAATTCATCTAATCAAGATGAAGGTTCCTGATCTGGATCCAACTTTAACTCAGAGTAATTAGCCTGAAGAATTTTTTTTCCGTTTCTTAAATGCTCATTGATACAATCTGTAAGATTAAAAGTGAAGTTTCATGCAGATCTGGATAATTCATTCATGCAGAACTGATGCAACTTCTGACAGTAATATTCTTAAATGTGGTAATGGTGCAAGAAATCATTGTTTCACTTATTCACTGGTTCACCTGCTTCATAATGATCAAAgatttttttatcagttttttttttaataactgctTTGTGCTTGTAGCTTTAAGTGGGAAAGTGCTTCCATTGGCCACGCCTCTCTGTTCGACAGAGCATGTGGGTGTCACACtgactcagtgggcgtgtctcacagagcgAACAGGAGTGGAGagtggacttctgtgacatacgtcGCATACATACAAAACGAGCCGTTTCGGAACTGAATGTCTGCAGCGGAAATGGTTTTTGCACAATACGACCCCTTTAAACGCAGAGTCACCAGCCTGACGGCTCCTCTGGAGTCTCCTCGTTTATTAACTCTAAGTGAACCTTAAAACATCCAGTAAAAATGGCCACAGACAGTGTTTCCACACAGCAACAGAAGCAGGACACATTGTGCTTTTAATTTCTACTTGGCTGAGGACAAACAGAACACGTCTCATCTCTCTGCTTCAACGCCGATCCCAACGGCTACACGTTCACGTTAGCGGTGACAACGTTCTGGTGTTTCTGCGGCAGCACACTTCATCTGGCGACCTGCTGGGATTCTCAAAAAGGCACCTTTTCTTTACCAGGAAAAACACGTTGTGACTTTAAAAGTCTAAACCttcagaaaagaaaaacaaaaaaacagacgtgcAAACCTGAGTCATCGCATGTGCACCGCCAGTTTGAGAGCACTGCTAGTTTTACCAGACACTGTTATGCTAACCacagctaatgttagcatcaACTGCTGTTAGCATTACCTTTAATATAAAGTGGGCAGTAGCATCTGCACTTGGAGAATGCAGCTATTTTTACCAGAATTTCTTATGCTAAGATAAGTATCAGCCTCTGTTAGCTTTTCTTTTAATATGGTTTGTCACAAATGTAGCGGCATCTACGCTTGGAGAgtgttgctatttttttttttaaccagacaCTGTTATGCTCACCTTAGCTAATGCTAATGACAGCATCGACCGCTGTTAGCATTGCCTTTATTCTGGCTTGTTGCAGTCAAACGCACTGTGTTGATGGAATCATTTCTGGGATAAGTACTGGTTAGACAGTGGCCAAAACTGACTTTGTtggataacagacaaacacaaaaaagaaaatctCCTGCACATCTTAGTCATGTTGGGCCGATGTAGGTTTTCCTTTGAAGAAACAAACATTTGTTTCATTTTGAGTTGATGTTTTCTAAGATGACAATCATTACCAAGATCCATCCAGTCAGGTATTTATTAACAAATTAGCAGTTTTAAGAATGTTTTCCTTTTTTAAGACAGGGAACAAGGTATCAGGGTGTACTGGTATCGGTCGATGCTGAAGGTTCCAGTATCAGTCTCATATcagacattattatcactttaccgaggcgttgctaggccggtatcatagatttacatagatgctacctgactatacccacCCGCTCcgtgtaaacaaatgacgtcatagtgcgcgcagcccaagaactgtccgcagggggggggggactctgtacaggaaaagatgaaaaggcgagaagtgtgtgttagtcccaatatggatattccggatgattttctcatggatagtacgacaatgaacagctgctaaagcagccagcttgatgaggacgcactgccgaatttggagagcagcgcgtgccaggtgacacgacaaaagttaagtgagccaacgttttatgtacgtgttacgtgttgtgtatctcagtaggtgataatgcaaataacatgctgttgtcgtgtggtatgcattttctgagtcccttcatccatgccgtcgcccgcatatgtgtcattgcgggcgacggcatggacgtcaggcctctgaaaatgcataccgccctccaaaagcatgttattgttttACAAACAACTGGTGAGGCGCTGTCCCTAATCAATAGAGGGATGCCTCACATCTGATAACGTCGGGAAAATATTTATCTAGAATTTTACCATCAacttttttgacattttcaattcccttcttttgtgtttcctccagtTCATAAGTTGAAGAGCCGTCTTCACTACTTCCTGAAGGATCAAGATCCAGTCTGGTTGTATGTGACAAACTGGAAACAACACGATGGGATCTGTTTGATTCATCCTTTAGGAATCTGTTTGCCTGTTCAGAACGTTGATGTAGAAGTCAATCTGATGCAAACTCAGCCCTGGGTGGTAACTGGGCCTGGGGCTAACCCTGACCACCCCGACTCTTGCCAAGGGCTGTTGATGTGGAAGTACTCGCCTGCTTGCTTTGACTGTATGGCCGGTGAAACAGGTCAGCTCAGAAACAAAAAACGTTTGACAGTGAACTCAAACTTTCCAAGCTGGCTCAGATGAAGTCTGCTCCCACCTGAGACTTATCGCTAATGTCATTGTCCACTTGCCGCGTTCACTCTTTCATGGAGTATCAAAGGAAGGTTTGTCCATGTCAGAGTGAGTCGGTGACTTCATCGGTCCTGCTTGACGCACAATTCattgaaaacattctttgcatcTCAACAAAAATACCAAGTTAGGGTGAGTATCATCACGACCATTTCAGGTAAGTCCTCGCTGACTGACATTCATGCGCAGGTGAAAATAAAGCATCGATGCACAGTACCTACTGACCTAAATGTGAGGGATCCACACGTCACTGTCCTCTTTGCCAACAATATCAACTGTAAGATGTAGAATTAGCTGTTGAATGGACGGCCTTTTGGTCCACAAGTTACACTATTACTAACCCCATCTAAAGCATAGTGTTATCATTAAATATAGGCAAGGGTGATTGGTGCGAGTGGAACAGCTTGATGAGAGCTAGAACATATTCACTTCAAAACAAAGATCAACTTTGAACCAAAAGACAAAAATATATCCAAAACAACGTGGTAACGAGAGCATGAAACCACTCACTACCCAGACGGGAAAAAATGTGATTCTGGAATACTGACGGTCTCTGTAAACATTCTCTGATCTAGGCCTCTGATTCTGATTGGTCGGTGGTGACGCTGCCGTTCAGCTCGCCAAGACCCGACTGCTCCTGGATCTCCGTCATTTCTCCAACAATAAAGTTTGAGTCTCCTCCTTTGCCGTTGGTGGAGCCCCCGTCCAGCTGCATGGCCACCTGATTATCCAGCGTGGGCTCTTCGTCCAGCTTGCTGGAGATGGACCAGTAGAGGTGAGCgtcaagtctggctgcagccaatgcCAGCTCTCGTGCTGAGCAGGAAGGCGTATCCACCTTGTGGGAGAAGAAACTACTTTTTGttactcaaaataaaaaaatcaaagacgACACTGATGTGGAATTTAACCCGTCATCAAGGCCGCGTTAGCTGGAAGAAGATCAcctggatttatttttttctataGTTCCGGGTGGGAGGACAGATAAAGAGCTCAAAGCCATAATTATAAGCCTTTATTATTTATACAGCAAGAAGCTGTTACCTCAAAGGTGTGATGGAAGGCCCCATAGTCCACATCAAAAAAAccctcagccagtgacatcatcGGGCTGAACCTGTGACCCCACAGAACCTCCTCCGCCAGATAGGAGCTCCTCGCCTGACAGGTCattcctgcacacacacacacacacacacacacacacacacacacacacacacacacacacgcctcctaAGACTTGTCGATGCAGAAGAGGAGTGAACTGGAGTTCTTCATGTGACTTCCTGCAGCCGAGCGTCACggcccattcacactctgacaGCTAGCCAGCATCTGCTGAGGGAGAGTGAAACTTTCCTAACCGCCACCCATGCGGACATCCTCCAGACTCCACAGGAGCCACGTGGACATCAGTCGGGCAACGCCGATGTTCATCGTGGTCTCGGAACAAACTTTCAACATGTTTAAAATTTTTGAGGTTCATGCTACAATGCTGGAAAGAGTGCAGCTCCATTACCGCTACATCACCTGCGCTAGCACGCCATTGCTGCTCCGTTTCCCTCTGCGGGCTGACATCAGAGTACTGAGTGGGTGCACCGCGTCCTGCGGGTGCCTTGAGCATGATGTGAAGGAATACATAAAACTTGTCTCAGCGGCACGCTGGCAGCGAGCGGTGGGTAATTACAGAGTTGGGTGGAGTTTGCATCGgcgacatcacacacacacacgagctcaCAGTCAGCTACGCACCTGCTCCAACAATGCCCTGCCCTTCAACAGTGACAGATGAACTATGTCCTATAGTCGGTCAGTGGACTGTCACCAAACCCTCCGCTGAGCTACATCGACCGGCCTTGAAGACAAGAAACCTGGACGGCTGGAGCGAGCCCTCGCCAACGTGTCACAGAGATCTGTGAGCGTCACAGTGTGAATGGGCCCTGAGCCACCAACACGGGTCAGACTATGGACTCATGGAGAAGGACTGACCAGGAACAGATGGAGGACTCTGAGTCTATGTTTGAGACTTTGCTCACCGGTGGCTTCCACCATTCCTTCCAGGATGACCACAATCTCAAAGTCCTCCTTCTCCAGCTGGGCCTGCGATATGTCCCAGAATGGCGAGCAAGTGTCAATCTCGTGGGAGATCACCAGTGGCGAGACCAGGAAGAGTCGGTCGTCGCCCGTCTCAAAGCCCACGCTGATGTCGGTCTGGTCCAACGGATGAATTCACCTGGAAGCAGAGCAGGTTTCAAGGAGAGCAACTTCAATCACATCTGGTGGAAACCCCCcgcaaaaacaaatcaaaaatcaCTGGATAGTCTTCTAGCGTCATAGGTCAAATCAAAGGCCACCACTTAAAATACATGACGACGACTTTGAAATGCAAAGAGAAATTTCAGTCTAACTTGGTGGATGAATTCAGTACAGCAGCTGGTGACGTGCAGAAGCTTCACGGCCACGGAAACCCATCAGAGACACAGATCAATACAGGCTGGATTCAGAGCAAACCATGTGGTTCAACCTTCATGCACAAAgtcataaaacatgcacacgcCACGTGCATGTCAACTTAAACAGCATCTTATGACAATATGAAACTGACAGCAGCCGATCAGAACAGAAAATCAGCTTCACATTTAATAtcacaaaccaaaaaaacaagaTCGAAGTGCTGCACTGCAGCTGGTGGTGGTGAGACACAGCAATCATCTGGATTCTTTTGCGTTTAATTTGTctgaaatgtattaaaaaaacaccTGGAAATTTAAACAATACTTCTGCATCTGTGCAATGTCATTGCACACTTCTGGAAATCTGGTGCAGGAAGTCTTGTTTTCAGTCTTGTGAACAGTAATGTGGATTCTCACCCTCCTGCGTCTGTTTAGATTTGATGAGTTTGGCCCTCATGTTGGCCCCCACGATGTGCGAGCTCCGCAGGTCCCCCACCGGAACATCAGGCACAGTCTGTCGTCCCGCAGAGAGATGCAGGCATGTTTGGAGAAGACCAGTGTCTCGGCTCGTTTGTTGGGTGTGAGATCTTCACAAACATGCAGCCCACCTGGATGGACGGCAATCCGAGACACGTGAGACGGACCAAAACCAAAACCACACAGGGAAGGAGGACACATCAACATGAAGACGGACAGGGCCGTTCTCAGTCCAACTGGTATCTCCACTGTTCAGTAACTCGGAGGAGGTTGCAGCGCCGTGATTAGCCTCCGACACGATGGTTTTTGACTGCGCTGGTGGAACGTTTTCCAGCCTACGAGGAGTCATTCTCACTTCCTTAACGCCttaaacactcttttttttttttctttcttttttaaaggagCTACACCAAGTTCATCTCCTTAATTTTGTAGTATTTTATTTACTTGTCGTAACCTACACCATCAACCGCCAGACAGACGAGGCTTTCAAAAACAGGGATACACACTTTGGACACTGAGTAGGATTTTAGTTTTATTTAACAGGTGTAGCATGGTCTCAAACTGGCAGCCTGGGGCCCAGATAAGGCCTGTGAGCACATAGTTTACAGCCTGTGAGAGGATTTTTCATTTATTATGTTTctgctgtctgtttgtcagcaggacatCTTATAAAAGCACGAACCAGATGTCAGTCAAACTGGCTGATATGAAGTCAGATTACAAAGAGTTGATGCAAATGCAGGTGAAGCGGTCGTCATTGTTCTTTGGTCTTTGATCCCAACTACTTTCATCCTGACCCTGCTGGCAATCTTTAATGCCTGCTAGTGCTTCCTTTGATACTTTGATCCATTCCAAAAAACATGACCTATGTGGATACgttcaaagatcagcaatcaagaTAAACGAGGGTGGCGGCTTGGCTGTTAGAGAGGTGGAGTTGTACAAATGATCACTCAGAATTAAGTTCAGCATCAATGAGTGATCTGGAATAAAGCTCAGGACCAGGATCACAAGTCCTGGCTATCAGAAACACAGTGGACAATCAGGATCAATGATCTGTGACTGGGCTCAAAAGGTTAGCATTAAGGATGAAAGGTCGAG
This region includes:
- the kcnj9 gene encoding LOW QUALITY PROTEIN: G protein-activated inward rectifier potassium channel 3 (The sequence of the model RefSeq protein was modified relative to this genomic sequence to represent the inferred CDS: inserted 2 bases in 2 codons) — translated: MALENSGFPSRPDSLSLPVEEKGDQGAAEAVGEVVTSTGVFSLSEELAPVITTETALSPPIPAKVSRSFQAKLAEREAKASQPSKKAQGPEKERGRFGWARTRRKRQRYVEKNGHCNVQHGNMRETYRYLTDIFTTLVDLNWRCSLFVFVMAYAVTWLFFGAIWYLIAYCRGDLDHLEDTTWTPCVNNVNGFISAFLFSIETETTIGYGHRVITDQCPVGTMLLLLQAILGSMVNAFMVGCMFVKISXPNKRAETLVFSKHACISLRDDRLCLMFRXGDLRSSHIVGANMRAKLIKSKQTQEGEIHPLDQTDISVGFETGDDRLFLVSPLVISHEIDTCSPFWDISQAQLEKEDFEIVVILEGMVEATGMTCQARSSYLAEEVLWGHRFSPMMSLAEGFFDVDYGAFHHTFEVDTPSCSARELALAAARLDAHLYWSISSKLDEEPTLDNQVAMQLDGGSTNGKGGDSNFIVGEMTEIQEQSGLGELNGSVTTDQSESEA